The genomic region ATCCTGGCCACCCTCTCGACGATGATCGTCGGCACGATCTGGTACACCCCGAAGGTCTTCGGGACGAAGTGGGCGCAGCTCGCCGGCGTCGACATGAACCGGCCCGGAGCGTCGGCGGTGCTCCCGATCGTGGTGACGGTGTTCGTGAGCTTCGTCTCGGCCTGGGTGCTCGCTGGCGCCGCCACGATCGCGTGGCACTTCTACGAGGGCAGCTACCTGTGGGCCTCGGTGCTCACCGGCATCATCCTGTGGGCGGGCTTCACCGCCGCACGCTTCATCACGCACGACGCGTTCGAGGGCCGTCCGACGAACCTGACCGTCATCAACATCGCCCACGAACTGGTGACGGTGATCGTCATGGCGGTCATCATCGGGGTCTGGCCGCCCGCCGGGACGGTCTGACCGACTCCTACGAGCAGGGAAACCAATCGGCGGCGTCGTCCGCCGCACGCCGATAGCCGGCGAAGCGCTCGCGCACCGCGGCGATGGCGTCCGCGAGGGGGAAGATCTCGCGCTGCACGAGATGGGCTTCGTCCGTCGCCGAGACCGGATGCCACCACACGCCCTCGGCGGTGATGGTGACCTCGGGGATGAGCGAGTCGACGGGCAGCTCGATGCCGTCTCGGGCGACCCCCTGATGGGCCACCGCGCGGATGACGCGGTTCTCGTCGCGGATGCCGAGGTCGGCCAGGAACCGCTTGAACGGCTCGACCTCGTGCGTCTGCTCCGCCGGCAGCGTCGCGGCGACCTTGACGTCGAACCCTTCGTCGAGGGCGAGGCGGATGCCGGCGACCGCCCGCTCCCACGCCCCGCGCCCACGGTGGGCGTCGTGCTGCTCGGCGGTGGCCGAGTCCAGGCTGATCTGCAGCGTGAGCCGCTCGCGGTCCATGCGCTTGAGCCGCTCGAGCCGCGCACCGCGGAAGAGCATGCCGTTGGTCAGCAGCGTCGTCGGCAGACGCTCGGTGCACGAGGCCACCAGCTCGTCGATGTCGTTCAGCAGGAACGGCTCGCCGCCGGTGAGGATCAGCTGCTCGACGCCGGCGGACCCGGCCTCCGCCGCGAGGCGCGCGACGCGCTCGGCGCCGAGCGCGCGCCGCTCGGTCTGCGGCGACGAGGCCACGCAGCAGTAGTCGCAGTGGAGGTTGCAGTCGAAGTTCGCGTACATCCACAGCCGTCTGCCGGGCATCTGCTCGGGATCGAGGTCGGCGAGCGGGTCGCGCCCTCTCCCGTGGCGCACCACGACGGCGTCCGGGCGCACCTCGACCAGCTCGTTGCCGCTCGCGCGGCACCACGCGGCGATCAGGTCGCTGTTCGCGGCGATCTCGTCCCGGTCGTCGGACCCCCCGGAGACGTCGAGCGTGACAGTCTGTCCTGCCGGCGTCGCGGCAAGCAGCTCGATCAGGTCGAGGATGAGCGCGTGGTTCACCATCGCTCCGGGATCCCCTGGTCTTCGACGGCGGCGAACAGCTCGCGGTAGCCCTCGAGGTGCGGCGGAACCCACGCGCGCAGACCCTCCAGCTCGAGGATCTCGCGGTGACGGGGATCGTCCCAGTCCATCGCGTACAGGTTCGCCAGCCAGGCCTCGGCGTCGGCATCGGTGAGCGCGGGCATCGCGGTGAAGGCGCAGTGGCTGTACTCCGGCGACGTCCAGAACTCCTCGACGGCGCCGGCCATGACATCGCCGCGCGCGATCGACTCCCATGTGTTGATGCCGATGGCCGCGGCATCGGCCCGATCGTCGAGCACGGCGCGCAGGGCGTCCAGTTCGCTGCGCCCGGTGTCGCCGTGCTTGCCGACGTCGCTGTCGATCCGCATCAGCTCGACGTCGCCGTCCGACAGCCCCGCCTCGCGCAGATACTGCACCGGCAGGATCGCCGCCTGCGCCGAATCGCGCGACCCCAGTGCGAGGCGGCGGCCCTTCAGCGCCTCGATCCCCGAGAACCCGCTGCCGGCGCGCGCGACGAACACCGTCCGGAACACCAGATCGGTGTCGCGCGAGGCCAGCGCGCGGCACGCGCCCCCGGTCTGCTTCACGGTGCGCACGTAGGCGAGGTTGGTGTTCCATGCCAGGTCGACGTGCCCCGCGACGAGCGCGTCGACGAGCCGGCCGTAGTTCAGGAACAGCACGACGTCGATGGGCGTATCGGTCTCTGCGAAGTAGTCGCGCATGCCCTCCCAGATCGTCACGACGTTCGGGGTGTAGGCGACCGCGCCGACGACGAGCGTGCGGGTCACGCCGCCGCCTCCTCTGAACCGGACGTCTCTGCGTCGGCGGGTGGGTCGAACAGCGGCCGTCCCGTGATCACGCGGCCGTAGAACTCGTACAGCGCATCGGCGGTGGGGGCCATGACGTGCCCGGCTCGGGCGTCACGGAAGTAGCGCTCCAGCTGCAGATGCTGCGAGAACGCGGCCCCGCCGCACACGCGCATCGCGGCATCCGTGATCCGGAGCGCGGCATCGTTGCACGCGGCCTTGCTGCCGAGCACGAACAGCGCCGTGTCCTCCTGCGGCTCGGCGACGCGCGCCGCGGCCTTCTCGAGGTACGCCGATGCCGCCTCGAGCTCGATCGACATCTTCGCCAGCTGTGCCCGGATCGTCGGCAGGGCCGACAGCGTCTGGTCGAGGTGCTGCAGCCGAGCCCCCGTGGTGTGCTTGAGGGCCGCCTGGACCGATGCGCGGCTGAGGCCGAGCGAGACCGAGGCGTTGCCGAGGTTGAACCACGGCAGCACGACGCCAAGCATCAGGTCGGCGCCCGCGCCGCCGTCGCCCAGGCGCATGCCGTCGCTCAGCGCGATGTCGAAGGTCATCGGCGTCGATGCATTGCCGCGGAAGCCGAGGCCCGTGAAGCCCCCCGCGATCTCGGCCCCGTCGGTGCCCGAGCGGATGCTGTACAGATCGACGCCGGCGCCGTCGGGTGTCTGGGTGCCGAGGACATACACCTCGGCGTGGCCGGCCGAGGTCACCCAGCTCTTCTTCGCGTTCACCCGCAGGGAGCCGGACTCGCGCCGGGGGCGCGACACGGGCGCCCAGAAGTGCGAGCGCGAGCCGGCTTCCGAGAAGGCCAGTGTGCCGAGTGCCCGACCGCCGGCCATGTCGGCGAGCAGATCGAGGTCTCCGGACGGCGGCGCTGCCGCCAGAGGGGCACATGCCGCGAAGTGCATGAGGGTGATCATCGCCGTCGATCCACACGCGCCGGCGATCGCGTCGAGCACGGTGATCATGTCTCTCGGCCCGCCGCCGAGCCCTCCCACATCGGGCGAGAGAGTGAGCCCCATCAGCCCGGATTCTCTCAGCGCCGCGATGGCCTCTTCGGGGAACCTTCCGTCGCGGTCCACGGCCGCGGCGTTGTCTGCGGCGGCGGCGAGCACAGGGGCGAGACGTTCTTGCAGTTGCATGGCAGGGGCCCTTCCGATCGGCGGGTGGAGCGGGATCTACGGCGTGGGTTCGGCGTCCTCGTGGTCGTCGGGGCGGCGCGGGGCGCCGACGGCCAGCAGGCCGATGCCGAGTCCGCCGCACACCGCCATCAGCGAGGCGTCCCCGCCGAAGAACGCGCCGCCGGCCAGCGTCGCGACCTGAATGATCGCAGCGGCCACCAGCACGGCGCCGGCGACGAGCACGACGGCGCGAACGTGCCGCCATCCGCCGACGAGCGCGAGCCCGCCCGCGATCAGGAGCACGAGGACTCCGCCCATGCCGGAGCGGATGAAGTTCAGGGTCGTCGGCAGCGCGAGAGCGGCGTAGGCGCCGGCGATGACGGCGCCTACGCCGAGTGCGACCGCGGCGTGATCGAGGCGACGTCCGAGCGCGTTCACGACACCACCGCCAGTGCGCGCGCCCATGGCCGCCGGGACTCCTGCCAGAGCGGGCGCAGCACGCCGTCGACCCCGAACCACCGTCCGGCGGCCGTGGCGAACAGCGCCACGTGGGCGAGGACCATCAGGTAGTAGGCCCAGTGCCACTCGTGGGGAGCGTGGAGCACCGAGAGCGCGATCGCGACCGACTGCGCGATGCCGATGAGCGCCCACAGCCGTGTCGAGAGGCCGATGAGCAGGAATGCGCCGAGTCCGCCTTCGACGAGCAGGATGATCCATCCGAAGACCTCGATGCCCGGGAGGAACACCGTCTCGACGAACCACGAGTACGGCGGGAGCACGGGGTAGTCCACCGCCTGGCCGGCCCAGAAGTACAGGCCGTTGTCGGCCGCGCGCCCGAAGTCGAGCGGGCGCTTCCACGCCACGTTCTGGATCCACATCAGCGCGACGCCGATGCGGACGACCGCCATCAGGGCTTGGGCGGACCGAGCACGCAGCGGGTCCAGCGAAGCGTCCATGCCACGCCTCCTCGCGTCGCCGACTGATCCCAGTCAACGACGGCGGGCGAGCGAGGGCAAGGGCCCCGGCCTTACGAGGCCGTGACGGTCGCGCGCGCTTCGGCGGGCGCCGGATCAGGCCGCGGCGGCGACGACGGCGCTGACCGCCGACGTGAAGAAGCCGAGACCGTCGACTCCCGAGCGCATCGCGGCGGCGGTGTCGGGCCCGAAGCCCGGCTCGACGGCATGCTCGGGGTGCGGCATGAGACCCACGACGTTGCCGCGCTCGTTGGTGAGGCCGGCGATGTCGTCGAGGGAGCCGTTCGGATTCACGCCGAGGTAGCGGAACGCGACCAGGCCCTCGCCCTCGATGCGCTCGAGCGTGTCCACCGAGCAGATGTATCCGCCGTCGGCGTTCTTGAGCGGGATGACGATCTCCTGCCCCTGCTCGAACGCGCTCGTCCACGCCGTCGAGGCGTTCTCGACGCGCAGGCGCTGGTCGCGGCGGATGAACTGCTGGTGGGCGTTGCGGATCAGGCCGCCGGGCAGAAGGTGGGCCTCGACGAGCATCTGGAAGCCGTTGCAGATGCCGAGGATCGGCATGCCCTGGGCTGCGGCGTCCTTCACCTCGGCCATGATCGGCGCGTGCGCGGCGATCGCGCCGGCGCGCAGGTAGTCGCCGTAGCTGAACCCGCCGGGCAGGACGAGTGCGTCGACGCCGTCGAGGTCGTGCGAGCCGTGCCACAGGGCGACGGGCTCGGCGCCCGCCACGCGGATCGCGCGCTGCGCGTCGACGTCGTCGAGCGAGCCGGGGAACGTGATGACCCCGACGCGGACGGTCACTCGACCACCTCGATGCCCACGACGTCCTCGATCACCGAATTCGACAGCATGTCGTCGGCGATCTTGCGGGCCGCGTCGAGCACGTCGTCGGTGACCTCGCCGTCGACGGTGAGCTCGAAGCGCTTGCCGATGCGCACGGCAGAGAAGTCCTCGATCCCCAGGCGCCCGAGGGCCCCCACGACGGCCTTGCCCTGGGGGTCCAGAAGCTCGGCCTTGGGCATGACGTCGACGACGATGGTGGGCATTCGAGGCTCCGGATGTCGCGGGAAGGGAACTGCTCAAGTCTAGGCGACGCCGATGCGGATGCCGAAGGGGACCGTGATGCAACCGTGATCAATCTCGTGGGAGCGCTCCCTTGACATTCATGGGAGCGCTCCCGTAACGTGTGGTCCGCGGTCGTGAGAGCGCTCCCATGGGAAGCTCCCCGCCGACACCGAGGTCGATCCGAGTCGGCCTCTGCCTGCAAGACTGACCTGAATACACACAAAGGAGTGACCGTGCAATCACGTGCCATCCGGCGAGGCCTCGTTGCCGCCGCCGCCTTCTCCGCCACAGCTGTCGTCCTGGCCGGCTGCTCGAGCAGCGGCTCGACCGATGGCGGCTCGACCGGCGACGAGGAGATCACCCTCACCGTCGCCACGTTCAACGACTTCGGCTACACCGACGAGCTGCTCCAGCAGTACATGGACGAGAACCCGAACATCACCGTCGTCCACAACCGCGCCGCCGAGTCCGGCGACGCGCGCGCCAACTTCTTCCAGAAGCTCGGCAAGGGCGGGCTCGCCGACGTCGAGGCCGTCGAGATCGACTGGTTCGCCGAAGCGATGCAGTACTCCGACCTGCTCGCCGAGGCGCCCGCCGACGTCAAGGGCCGCTGGCTCGACTGGAAGGAAGCCGCCGCAACCGACGGCGACGGCCGCCTGGTCGGCTTCGGAACCGACATCGGCCCGCAGGGCGTGTGCTACCGCTCCGACCTGTTCGAAGAGGCGGGGCTCGCGAGCGACCGCGAGGGCGTCGCGGCGCTGTTCGACGGCGACTGGAGCAACTTCCTCGACGTCGCCGACCAGTACCGCGAGGCCACCGGCAAGCCGATGATCGACTCGGCCAACTCGGTCCTCCAGGGCATCGTCAACCAGATCGAGTACACCTACACCGAGCCCGACGGCACCGTCATCGCCACCACGAACCCCGAGATCGCGGACGCGTACAACCTCGTCGTCGAGCGCGCCGTGCCCAACGCCGCGTACTCGGGCCAGTGGTCGGACGACTGGTTCGCTTCGATGGCCAACGGCGAGTTCGCCGCCATGCTGTGCCCGGGCTGGATGCTCGGCGTCATCTCCGGCAGCGCGCCCGACGTCACCGGCTGGGACATCGCGGATGTCTTCCCCAACGGCGGCGGCAACTGGGGCGGCTCGTACCTGACCGTCCCCGCCGACGGCGAGAACGTCGACGCCGCCCTCGCCCTCGCCTCGTGGCTGACCGCTCCCGAGCAGCAGATGCAGGCGTTCGCGAACGCGGGCACCTTCCCGAGCCAGCTCGAGGCGCTCGAGAGCGACGAGCTCGCCGGCGCGACCAACGAGTACTTCAACGACGCGCCGACCGGTGAGATCCTCTCCAGCCGCGCCGCCGCCGTCACCGTCGCGCCCTACAAGGACGCCGACTACTTCAAGTACCACGACGCGCTGCAGAACGCGGTGAACCGCGTCTTCGACGGCCTCGAGGACCAGGAGACCTCCTGGAACACGTGGGTCAACGAGGTCCAGGCCTTCTGATCCGTCGGGTGCGTGCGGGCCGCCCCCGCGGCCCGCACGCACCCCGGTCCCGCGCCCACCACCGATACCGACCGGAGTTCCCGTGACTGCGACAGAAACGCGATCGCCGGCGTCACCGAAGACGCCGCCGCCCCCCAAGGACCGCCCCGTCCGCGTCCTCTCCTTCAGCCAGCGGCTGAACAAGTGGGACCTGAAGTTCTCGCCCTACCTCTACATCTCGCCGTTCTTCATCCTGTTCGCGATCGTCGGTCTGTTCCCCATCGCGTTCACCGCCGTGATCTCGTTCCAGGACTGGGACCTGGTCCGCAACGAGGGCGAGTTCATCGGGTTCGAGCAGTACATCTGGATCCTCAACAACCCGCAGTTCTGGACCGCGCTGCGCAACACCTTCAGCATCTTCCTGCTCTCGAGCGTCCCGCAGCTGATCGCCGCGATCTTCATCGCGGCCCTGCTCGACCGCAACATCCGCGCCAAGACCTTCTGGCGCATGAGCGTGCTCATCCCGTTCGTGATGGCCCCCGTCGCCGTCGCGCTGATCTTCAGCAACATGTTCGGCGACAACCACGGACTCGTGAACAACGTCCTCGACAACTGGTTCGGCATCACCATCCCGTGGCACAAGGACCCGTTCTGGAGCCACGTCGCGATCGCGACCATGGTGAACTTCCGCTGGACCGGCTACAACACCCTGATCCTGCTCGCCGCGATGCAGGCGATCCCCCGCGACTACTACGAGGCCGCGACCGTGGACGGCGCCGGAGCCTTCCGCCAGTTCTTCAGCATCACGGTGCCGTCGCTGAAGGCCACGCTGATCTTCGTCATCATCACCTCGACGATCGGCGGTCTGCAGATCTTCGACGAGCCGCGCATGTACGACAACACCGGAGCCGGCGGACCCGCTCAGCAGTGGCTCACGATCACGCTGTTCCTCTACAACATCGGCTGGCGCGAGTGGAACTTCGGCCGCGCAGCGGCGCTCGCCTGGATCCTCTTCCTCATCATCCTGGTCATCGGGCTGATCAACCTCATGGTCACGCGCACGCTCGTGCGGGACGAGGGCAGACGCAGTCCCAAGCCGCTCAAGAAGGGACGTGCGTCATGACCTCCCTCGACACCACCGCCGTCGTCACCGAGAACGCCCCCCGCAAGCGCCATCGCACCATCCGGATCCGTGGCCGCCGCGCCGGCTTCTGGGTCTACGGTGCCCTCGTGGTCGTGCTCATCGGCTCGGTCTTCCCGTTCTACTGGTCGTTCCTGATCGGCTCCGGCGACGCCTCGACCATCAACGACCCGAACATGTCGTGGTGGCCCGGCGGGAACTTCCTCGACAACGCCGCCGCCGTCGTCAGCGACCCCGCCGTGAACTTCTGGCGTGCGCTGTGGAACTCCATCTACAGCTCGGCGCTCATCGCGGCATCCGTCGTGGTCTTCTCGACGCTGGCCGGGTGGGCGTTCGCGAAGCTGAAGTTCCGCGGCTCCGGCCCGCTCCTGGTCTTCGTCGTGGCGACCATGGCGGTCCCGATGCAGCTGGGCGTCGTGCCGCTGTACATCCTGTTCGCCGACCTCGGCTGGACGGGGAGCATCGGCGCGATCATCGTGCCGGCGCTCGTGACGGCGTTCGGCGTGTTCTGGATGACCCAGTACCTGCGTCAGTCTGTGCCCGACGAGCTCATCGAAGCGGCGCGCGTCGACGGAGCCTCGTCGTTCCGCACCTTCCTCACCGTCGGCGTGGTCGCAGCGCGGCCCGCCGCGGCGATGCTCGGCCTGTTCACGTTCGTCACGGCGTGGAACAACTTCTTCTGGCCCTTCATCGTGCTCGACCGTCAGAACCCGACTCTGCCGGTGGCGCTGTCGCTGCTGCAGTCGAACTACTTCGTCGACTACTCGGTCGTCCTGGCCGGAGTGCTGCTGTCGACGATCCCGCTGCTCATCCTGTTCATCTTCACGGGCAAGCAGCTCGTGAGCGGAATCATGGCGGGAGCGGTCAAGGGATGACTCAGCAGACGACACTCGGCACTTCGCACCAGCCCCTCCGAGAGGACCCCACGCCCATGACCGCGTCCGACGCGCGCGCCTTCCCCACCCGCTTCCTCTTCGGGGCAGCCACCGCCGCCTTCCAGATCGAGGGCGCCGCACACGAGGACGGCCGGACCGACTCGATCTGGGACGCCTTCTGCCGCGTGCCCGGCGCCGTCATCAACGCCGACAACGGCGATGTCGCGTGCGACCACTACCACCGCTACCGCGACGACGTGGCGCTCATGAAGGACATGGGCCTGCAGACCTATCGGTTCTCGACCTCGTGGTCGCGCGTGCGGCCCGACGGCGGAGCGCTCAACCCCGCAGGCGTCGACTTCTACAAGCGACTCGTCGACGAGCTCCTCGATGCGGACATCCTCCCGTGGCTGACGCTGTACCACTGGGACCTGCCGCAGGCGCTGCAGGAGAAGGGCGGTTGGACGGTCCGCGAGACCGCCGAGAAGTTCACCGAATACGCGCTCGACATGCACGATGCGCTCGGCGACCGCGTCAACGTGTGGACGACCCTCAACGAGCCGTGGTGCTCGTCCTTCCTCAGCCACACCGCGGGCGTCCACGCCCCCGGCCACTTCAGCGTGACCGAGGGCGTGCTCGCCGCGCACCACCTCATGCTCGGCCACGGGCAGACGGTGCGCGAGCTGCGCGCGCGCGACGAGTCGCTGAACCTGGGCATCACCCTGAACCTCACCGTCGCCGACCCCGTCGACCCGGCCGACGCCGCCGACGCCGACGCGGCCCGCCGCATCGACGGCCAGTTCAACCGGTGGTTCCTCGACCCCATCTTCCGCGGGGAGTACCCCGCGGACGTCGTCGAGGACATCCGCGCGACCGGCGCTTCGGGCGCCGCGGCGATCGACGCGCTCGCGGAGGCCAACCGGCCGGGCGACCTCGAGGCCATCTCGACCCCCTTCGATTCCCTCGGCGTGAACTACTACCACGGCGAGCTCGTCGGGGGCGCGGCCCCCGTGGCGGCGCCGGACGCGGGCCAGGCGCCGACCGACCGGGCCACCGGGTCGCCGTTCCCGTCGTTCGAGCGCATCCACTGGCACGACCGCGGTCTGCCGCGCACCAGCATGCACTGGGAGGTGCAGCCCGAGGGGCTCACCCGCCTGCTCGAGCGTGTGTCGGCCGAATACGCCGTTCCCGCCGACGTGGCCCTCTACGTCACCGAGAACGGCGCCGCGTACGACGACGACGTCGTCGTCGAGGGCGGCGAGATGCGCGTCCACGACGACGAGCGCCGCGCGTTCCTGCGCGCGCACCTGGGTGCCGTGCTCGACGCGATCGAGGCCGGTGTCGACGTGCGCGGATACTTCTACTGGTCGCTGCTCGACAACTTCGAGTGGGCGTGGGGCTACGAGAAGCGATTCGGCATCGTCCGGGTCGACTACGACACGCAGGAGCGCACGGTCAAGGACTCCGGACTCGAGTACCGTCGCGTCATCGCGGCGCGCTCCCTCGACGCCGTCGCCGACGCACCCGTACGGTAGGCACAGAAAGGCAGGTCGCCATGAGCACGCAGGCGCTGCGCGGGTCGGTCACGATCGAAGAGGTCGCCGCTGCGGCGGGGGTGTCCCGCTCGACGGTCTCCCGCGTCGTCAACGGTTCGACGGCTGTCAGCCCCGAGGCGCTCGAGGCCGTCAAGCGCGCGATCGCCGAGCTGAACTACGTCCCCAACCGCGCCGCGCGGTCGCTGGCGAGCAGGCAGACGCACGCCATCGCCCTGGTCGTCCCCGAGGACACCACGCGGTTCTTCGGCGACCCGTTCTTCGCCGCGATCGTGTCGGGCATCAACTCCCGAATCAGCCGGTCGGACTTCGTGCTGAACCTGTTCATCGCCAGCGACGATCCCGGCGACAAGACGACCAGCTACCTGCGCAGCGGCGCCGTCGACGGCGCGATCGTCGTGTCGCACCACACCAGCGACACCTTCATCGACCGGATCGCCGCCGTCGTGCCGGTCGTCTACGGTGGGCGCCCCGTGCGCGAGCGCGAGCGCGACTACTACGTCGACGTCGACAACACCCGCGGCGCGCTCATGGCGACCGAGTTCCTCATGGATCGCGGTCACACCCGCATCGGCACCATCACAGGCCCGCTCGACATGCCCGCCGGCGTCGACCGCCTCGTGGGGTTCCGCGAGGCGCTCGCGGCACGAGGCCTCGAGCCGGTCGCCGTCGAGGACGGCAACTTCACCGCCGCCGGCGGTGCCGACGCGATGCGCCGCATCCTCGAGAGCGGAGACGTGCCCGACGCGCTCTTCATCGCCAGCGACCTGATGGCCCGCGGCGCCATGAACGTGCTCGCCGGCGCGGGTCTGCGGGTGCCTGGCGACATCGCGATCATCGGATTCGACGATTCGCCGGTCGCCACCTCGGTCACGCCGCCGCTGACGACGATGCGCCAGCCCTCGTTCCAGCAGGGCGAGCAGATGGCCGGCATCCTGCTCGACATCCTCGCCGACCGCGACCCCCGACACGTCACGGTGCTCGACACCGAGCTGATCGTCCGCGAGTCGGTCTAGCCCGCGCGTCGCGCGACGAGCGCACATGCAGTCGTCGAGACCATAGGTCTTGTGCGTCGATGACGTACGCCGTCGGCCAGAGCATGTGCACTCGGTGAAGCGGATGCCGCGCGGCCGCGGCATCCGCGGCTACTGCGGGTCGCCGCCCATCGCGCCCACCGCGGGGATCGGGCCGCCGTCGTCGGCGCCGGTCTTCCGCCAGCGGGCGATGGCGTTGCCGAGGTGGTAGATCAGGAGCGCGGCCGCCGCGCCGAGCACGATCGCGCCCAGCTGGAAGTCGCCCCACTGCATCGTGAACCCGGCGATGGCGATCACGAGCGCGACCGCTCCGGTGTACTGGTTGACGGGGCGCGAGAAGTCGACGCGGTTGTCGACCCAGATCTTGATGCCGATGATGCCGATGAGCCCGTACAGGGCCGTCGTCACGCCGCCGAGGACGCCGGCGGGGATCGAGTTGAACACCGCCCCGATCTTCGGCGACAGGCTCAGCAGGATCGCGGTCGCCCCGGCGACCCAGTATGCCGCCGTCGAGTACACGCGGGTCGCCGCCATCACGCCGATGTTCTCGCCGTAGGTCGTCGTGCCCGATCCGCCGAACGCGCCCGCGAGGGTGGTGGCGGCACCGTCGGCGATGAGGGCGCGGCCGGTCTGCCGGTTCACCGAGCGCGTGGTCATGGCCGCGACGCCGCGCACGTGACCGACGTTCTCGGCCACGAGCACCAGCACGACGGGCAGGAACATCGCGATCACCGACCATGTGCCGGGCGAGGCGAAGTCGGCGATGCGGAACTCGGGCAGGCCGATCCACGCGGCCTCGGCCACCGCGGTGTAGTCGA from Microbacter sp. GSS18 harbors:
- a CDS encoding PhnD/SsuA/transferrin family substrate-binding protein, whose protein sequence is MTRTLVVGAVAYTPNVVTIWEGMRDYFAETDTPIDVVLFLNYGRLVDALVAGHVDLAWNTNLAYVRTVKQTGGACRALASRDTDLVFRTVFVARAGSGFSGIEALKGRRLALGSRDSAQAAILPVQYLREAGLSDGDVELMRIDSDVGKHGDTGRSELDALRAVLDDRADAAAIGINTWESIARGDVMAGAVEEFWTSPEYSHCAFTAMPALTDADAEAWLANLYAMDWDDPRHREILELEGLRAWVPPHLEGYRELFAAVEDQGIPERW
- a CDS encoding carbohydrate ABC transporter permease is translated as MTSLDTTAVVTENAPRKRHRTIRIRGRRAGFWVYGALVVVLIGSVFPFYWSFLIGSGDASTINDPNMSWWPGGNFLDNAAAVVSDPAVNFWRALWNSIYSSALIAASVVVFSTLAGWAFAKLKFRGSGPLLVFVVATMAVPMQLGVVPLYILFADLGWTGSIGAIIVPALVTAFGVFWMTQYLRQSVPDELIEAARVDGASSFRTFLTVGVVAARPAAAMLGLFTFVTAWNNFFWPFIVLDRQNPTLPVALSLLQSNYFVDYSVVLAGVLLSTIPLLILFIFTGKQLVSGIMAGAVKG
- a CDS encoding ABC transporter substrate-binding protein, translated to MQSRAIRRGLVAAAAFSATAVVLAGCSSSGSTDGGSTGDEEITLTVATFNDFGYTDELLQQYMDENPNITVVHNRAAESGDARANFFQKLGKGGLADVEAVEIDWFAEAMQYSDLLAEAPADVKGRWLDWKEAAATDGDGRLVGFGTDIGPQGVCYRSDLFEEAGLASDREGVAALFDGDWSNFLDVADQYREATGKPMIDSANSVLQGIVNQIEYTYTEPDGTVIATTNPEIADAYNLVVERAVPNAAYSGQWSDDWFASMANGEFAAMLCPGWMLGVISGSAPDVTGWDIADVFPNGGGNWGGSYLTVPADGENVDAALALASWLTAPEQQMQAFANAGTFPSQLEALESDELAGATNEYFNDAPTGEILSSRAAAVTVAPYKDADYFKYHDALQNAVNRVFDGLEDQETSWNTWVNEVQAF
- a CDS encoding sugar ABC transporter permease; the protein is MTATETRSPASPKTPPPPKDRPVRVLSFSQRLNKWDLKFSPYLYISPFFILFAIVGLFPIAFTAVISFQDWDLVRNEGEFIGFEQYIWILNNPQFWTALRNTFSIFLLSSVPQLIAAIFIAALLDRNIRAKTFWRMSVLIPFVMAPVAVALIFSNMFGDNHGLVNNVLDNWFGITIPWHKDPFWSHVAIATMVNFRWTGYNTLILLAAMQAIPRDYYEAATVDGAGAFRQFFSITVPSLKATLIFVIITSTIGGLQIFDEPRMYDNTGAGGPAQQWLTITLFLYNIGWREWNFGRAAALAWILFLIILVIGLINLMVTRTLVRDEGRRSPKPLKKGRAS
- a CDS encoding TQO small subunit DoxD — its product is MDASLDPLRARSAQALMAVVRIGVALMWIQNVAWKRPLDFGRAADNGLYFWAGQAVDYPVLPPYSWFVETVFLPGIEVFGWIILLVEGGLGAFLLIGLSTRLWALIGIAQSVAIALSVLHAPHEWHWAYYLMVLAHVALFATAAGRWFGVDGVLRPLWQESRRPWARALAVVS
- the purS gene encoding phosphoribosylformylglycinamidine synthase subunit PurS; protein product: MPTIVVDVMPKAELLDPQGKAVVGALGRLGIEDFSAVRIGKRFELTVDGEVTDDVLDAARKIADDMLSNSVIEDVVGIEVVE
- a CDS encoding acyl-CoA/acyl-ACP dehydrogenase, which encodes MQLQERLAPVLAAAADNAAAVDRDGRFPEEAIAALRESGLMGLTLSPDVGGLGGGPRDMITVLDAIAGACGSTAMITLMHFAACAPLAAAPPSGDLDLLADMAGGRALGTLAFSEAGSRSHFWAPVSRPRRESGSLRVNAKKSWVTSAGHAEVYVLGTQTPDGAGVDLYSIRSGTDGAEIAGGFTGLGFRGNASTPMTFDIALSDGMRLGDGGAGADLMLGVVLPWFNLGNASVSLGLSRASVQAALKHTTGARLQHLDQTLSALPTIRAQLAKMSIELEAASAYLEKAAARVAEPQEDTALFVLGSKAACNDAALRITDAAMRVCGGAAFSQHLQLERYFRDARAGHVMAPTADALYEFYGRVITGRPLFDPPADAETSGSEEAAA
- a CDS encoding radical SAM protein; amino-acid sequence: MVNHALILDLIELLAATPAGQTVTLDVSGGSDDRDEIAANSDLIAAWCRASGNELVEVRPDAVVVRHGRGRDPLADLDPEQMPGRRLWMYANFDCNLHCDYCCVASSPQTERRALGAERVARLAAEAGSAGVEQLILTGGEPFLLNDIDELVASCTERLPTTLLTNGMLFRGARLERLKRMDRERLTLQISLDSATAEQHDAHRGRGAWERAVAGIRLALDEGFDVKVAATLPAEQTHEVEPFKRFLADLGIRDENRVIRAVAHQGVARDGIELPVDSLIPEVTITAEGVWWHPVSATDEAHLVQREIFPLADAIAAVRERFAGYRRAADDAADWFPCS
- a CDS encoding DUF1761 domain-containing protein, which gives rise to MQVPEINYWAVILATLSTMIVGTIWYTPKVFGTKWAQLAGVDMNRPGASAVLPIVVTVFVSFVSAWVLAGAATIAWHFYEGSYLWASVLTGIILWAGFTAARFITHDAFEGRPTNLTVINIAHELVTVIVMAVIIGVWPPAGTV
- the purQ gene encoding phosphoribosylformylglycinamidine synthase subunit PurQ, which produces MTVRVGVITFPGSLDDVDAQRAIRVAGAEPVALWHGSHDLDGVDALVLPGGFSYGDYLRAGAIAAHAPIMAEVKDAAAQGMPILGICNGFQMLVEAHLLPGGLIRNAHQQFIRRDQRLRVENASTAWTSAFEQGQEIVIPLKNADGGYICSVDTLERIEGEGLVAFRYLGVNPNGSLDDIAGLTNERGNVVGLMPHPEHAVEPGFGPDTAAAMRSGVDGLGFFTSAVSAVVAAAA